In Lepus europaeus isolate LE1 chromosome 9, mLepTim1.pri, whole genome shotgun sequence, the following are encoded in one genomic region:
- the MKRN2OS gene encoding MKRN2 opposite strand protein isoform X2, protein MFGLMDQWDKYLEDFSTSGAWLPHRYDEEQHNCYSYALTFINCVLATEGRQPLDKSGFTEKYVLPRTRLASKYIALHRAIAERGFCVVDCPDRGASPPAGDAEHWVHGQGATSSAQEHGSLHAFNCDE, encoded by the exons ATGTTTGGGCTGATGGACCAGTGGGACAAGTACCTGGAGGACTTCTCCACCTCGGGGGCCTGGCTGCCGCACAG GTATGACGAGGAGCAGCACAACTGCTACAGCTACGCCCTCACCTTCATCAACTGCGTCCTGGCCACGGAGGGCAGACAGCCGCTGGACAAGAGCGGGTTCACGGAGAAGTACGTGCTCCCCAGGACGAGGCTGGCTTCCAAGTACATCGCACTccaccgggccatagcagagcgcggCTTCTGCGTGGTCGACTGTCCTGACCGAGGCGCCAGCCCGCCTGCAGGAGATGCTGAGCACTGGGTGCACGGGCAGGGGGCCACCAGCTCTGCTCAGGAGCATGGATCTCTACATGCATTTAACTGTGATGAGTAA
- the MKRN2OS gene encoding MKRN2 opposite strand protein isoform X1 codes for MHGAEAGRALIKVSHCGKCIYSFGVPRRCPLCLQDVGSRKLEEAPVRVSNPFTDGHREKCSFLLRPTRGSFLREYDGRSDLHVGVTNTNGVVYNYSLHGVQRDEAGWEQSLAVPLLQPNMFGLMDQWDKYLEDFSTSGAWLPHRYDEEQHNCYSYALTFINCVLATEGRQPLDKSGFTEKYVLPRTRLASKYIALHRAIAERGFCVVDCPDRGASPPAGDAEHWVHGQGATSSAQEHGSLHAFNCDE; via the exons ATGCACGGAGCGGAAGCCGGCAGGGCTTTGATTAAAGTCAGCCACTGCGGGAAATGCATCTACAGCTTCGGCGTGCCCCGCCGCTGCCCCCTGTGCCTGCAGGACGTGGGCTCGCGGAAGCTGGAGGAAGCCCCCGTCCGCGTCTCTAACCCGTTTACCGACGGGCACCGGGAGAAGTGCTCGTTCCTGCTCAGGCCGACGCGGGGCTCGTTTCTTAG GGAGTACGACGGCAGGTCTGATCTGCACGTGGGGGTGACCAACACCAACG GTGTTGTGTACAATTACAGTCTGCATGGCGTCCAGCGGGACGAAGCCGGGTGGGAGCAGAGTCTGGCCGTCCCCTTACTGCAGCCCAACATGTTTGGGCTGATGGACCAGTGGGACAAGTACCTGGAGGACTTCTCCACCTCGGGGGCCTGGCTGCCGCACAG GTATGACGAGGAGCAGCACAACTGCTACAGCTACGCCCTCACCTTCATCAACTGCGTCCTGGCCACGGAGGGCAGACAGCCGCTGGACAAGAGCGGGTTCACGGAGAAGTACGTGCTCCCCAGGACGAGGCTGGCTTCCAAGTACATCGCACTccaccgggccatagcagagcgcggCTTCTGCGTGGTCGACTGTCCTGACCGAGGCGCCAGCCCGCCTGCAGGAGATGCTGAGCACTGGGTGCACGGGCAGGGGGCCACCAGCTCTGCTCAGGAGCATGGATCTCTACATGCATTTAACTGTGATGAGTAA